Proteins from a genomic interval of Serratia marcescens:
- the umuC gene encoding translesion error-prone DNA polymerase V subunit UmuC — protein sequence MFLLADVNSMYCACEQVFRPDLKGRPVAVLSNNDGALVAINREGKKLGLKRGMPYFQAKEIIKNNNIEIFSSNYALYGDMSMRFMTILESLAPTTAYSVDEAFLQVSGIDAVESFEHFGHRVRDTILQQTGLTCGIGIAQTKTLAKLANHAAKTWPATGGVVDLTNRERQRRLMALLPVSEIWGCGRQLTKKLATMGIATALQLADSNQALIRRTFGVVLERTVRELNGVSCISIDALPAKQQIIVSRSFGQRVTQLQDMHQAVCQYAERAAEKLRREKQYCRHISVFVRTSPFAPHEPYYANSHSVQLMLATQDTRDIVAAAVKALDAIWRDGFRYQKAGIMLNDFCDKPGQIDLFDEHPPRAGSEQLMKAVDGINHSGLGKVWFAGQGINKSWAMRRELLSPSYTTRLRDIPIAKLS from the coding sequence ATGTTTCTCTTGGCTGACGTCAATTCGATGTACTGCGCCTGCGAACAGGTTTTCCGTCCGGATCTCAAAGGGCGTCCAGTGGCCGTTCTTTCGAACAACGACGGCGCCCTGGTGGCAATCAACCGCGAGGGAAAAAAGCTAGGGTTGAAACGTGGGATGCCTTATTTCCAGGCAAAAGAAATCATCAAAAACAATAATATAGAAATATTCTCGAGCAACTACGCTTTGTACGGCGACATGTCGATGCGATTCATGACCATTTTAGAATCTCTCGCGCCCACAACAGCATATAGTGTCGACGAGGCCTTTTTACAGGTATCTGGCATCGATGCGGTCGAGTCGTTCGAACATTTTGGCCATCGTGTTCGCGATACTATTTTGCAGCAGACAGGACTCACCTGCGGGATCGGTATTGCTCAGACAAAGACCTTGGCTAAACTGGCTAATCACGCCGCAAAAACCTGGCCGGCTACCGGTGGCGTCGTTGATCTGACAAATCGGGAAAGGCAACGACGGCTGATGGCGTTACTGCCGGTGAGCGAAATTTGGGGGTGTGGGCGGCAGCTGACCAAAAAACTGGCCACGATGGGGATTGCGACGGCACTTCAGCTTGCCGACAGCAACCAGGCGTTGATACGCAGGACGTTTGGGGTTGTGCTCGAGCGCACCGTGCGTGAACTGAACGGTGTGTCGTGTATCTCGATCGATGCGCTGCCGGCAAAACAGCAGATCATCGTCAGCCGGTCGTTTGGCCAGCGCGTAACGCAGCTGCAGGACATGCACCAGGCGGTGTGCCAGTATGCAGAGCGGGCTGCCGAAAAACTTCGCCGAGAGAAGCAATATTGCCGACACATTTCAGTTTTTGTGCGAACCAGCCCCTTTGCGCCTCATGAACCGTATTACGCCAACAGCCACAGCGTCCAGCTCATGTTGGCCACGCAAGATACCCGCGACATCGTGGCCGCGGCTGTGAAAGCCCTCGATGCCATCTGGCGTGACGGTTTTCGCTATCAGAAAGCGGGCATTATGCTGAACGATTTCTGTGATAAGCCTGGCCAAATCGATTTGTTCGACGAACATCCGCCTCGTGCTGGCAGCGAACAATTGATGAAAGCTGTCGATGGCATAAACCACTCCGGGTTAGGCAAAGTTTGGTTTGCCGGCCAGGGGATCAATAAATCCTGGGCAATGCGCAGGGAACTGCTTTCTCCAAGCTACACAACAAGGCTTCGCGACATCCCTATAGCCAAGCTATCTTAA
- the umuD gene encoding translesion error-prone DNA polymerase V autoproteolytic subunit, protein MNTRELCFFSPGQPVKLPLYGTPCPAGFPSPADDYIEQSIDLNDFIRHPAATYFIRATGESMSDGGILSGDLLIVDRAEKPVHGSIVIAAVDGEFTVKRLLLTPRVCLAPMNPSYSPIYPEELEIFGVVIHALHSFVR, encoded by the coding sequence ATGAACACTAGAGAATTGTGCTTTTTTTCACCAGGCCAGCCGGTAAAACTCCCACTCTACGGAACACCATGCCCGGCAGGCTTCCCCAGCCCTGCCGACGACTACATAGAACAATCAATTGATTTAAATGATTTTATTCGACACCCGGCCGCCACGTATTTCATCCGCGCAACGGGCGAGTCAATGAGCGATGGCGGCATACTGTCAGGGGATTTGCTGATCGTCGATCGGGCTGAAAAACCCGTGCATGGCAGCATCGTGATCGCCGCGGTCGACGGTGAGTTTACCGTCAAGCGGCTACTGCTTACGCCCAGGGTTTGTCTGGCGCCGATGAATCCCTCCTACAGCCCTATTTACCCCGAAGAACTGGAAATTTTCGGGGTAGTGATCCATGCCCTGCACTCGTTCGTGAGGTGA
- a CDS encoding SOS response-associated peptidase family protein, with protein sequence MCGRFAQFHSQDEFLIALRSETPVITTGDWRTRYNVAPGTPVPLFHHHDDQLQLAPVDWGYAPAWWLAHGKSPLINARVETAASSRMFAPLWKHGRALVPASGWYEWKKSSDNPRLKQPYFIYPADRSPLFFAALCATDPEEAGSFVIITAASHDGLANIHDRRPLALPAAAARDWLDNRLTPPPGDMLADTYSLQAESFAWQPVSSDVGAVRNDSASLIVGIDTPKV encoded by the coding sequence ATGTGTGGCCGTTTTGCCCAGTTCCATAGCCAAGACGAATTTCTCATCGCCCTGCGTTCCGAAACGCCGGTGATCACCACCGGCGACTGGCGCACTCGGTATAACGTTGCCCCCGGCACGCCGGTACCGCTGTTCCATCATCATGATGATCAGCTGCAGCTGGCGCCGGTTGACTGGGGGTATGCGCCAGCATGGTGGCTCGCCCACGGAAAATCGCCCCTCATCAACGCCCGCGTCGAAACCGCTGCAAGCAGCCGGATGTTCGCACCGCTCTGGAAACATGGCCGTGCGCTGGTACCGGCATCAGGTTGGTACGAATGGAAAAAATCCTCGGACAATCCGCGACTGAAACAGCCGTATTTCATCTATCCCGCCGATCGCAGCCCGCTGTTCTTCGCCGCGTTGTGCGCCACAGATCCGGAAGAGGCTGGCAGCTTCGTCATTATCACGGCCGCCAGTCATGACGGTCTGGCAAATATTCATGATCGGCGCCCACTTGCGCTGCCGGCAGCCGCCGCCCGCGACTGGCTCGATAACCGGTTGACTCCGCCGCCGGGTGATATGTTGGCCGACACTTACAGCCTGCAGGCGGAGAGTTTTGCCTGGCAGCCAGTATCTTCAGACGTCGGTGCCGTTCGCAATGACAGTGCATCACTCATTGTGGGTATCGATACACCAAAAGTCTGA
- a CDS encoding type II toxin-antitoxin system PemK/MazF family toxin → MATVSISYSTYDSNDQTNERILGTERIDNIEEILVPLNDKNTPIFITKAFSGEACKRWRVRFFLGIAPDHWGIWLTEKDVSKDIYLSEILAKRRIGNAAGFVKKGAIVIVEFGHIYQTLNFQTGLTKSAMYPCNHQDGEMHKRRPAVVVKVDSRGVTVVPITSKEPVAHEYNRAIFELEVDSIRDIKELDTGKRSFAVCEMIQTVSPTRILPPESRDHRGKDRAYRRDESFGRRLSRNDMKAIDQGLLVAVGMHPLQDKLDRSIQNGQTQTAELEVLRPEVETLRKELTELREKYTILSDLYQATSGYPTRDDIEQEVLEYMGLDSLSDK, encoded by the coding sequence ATGGCCACTGTTTCCATTAGTTACTCAACATATGACTCCAACGATCAAACCAATGAACGTATATTGGGTACGGAACGCATCGATAACATAGAAGAGATTCTCGTACCCTTAAATGATAAGAACACCCCGATATTTATTACGAAAGCATTTTCGGGGGAAGCATGTAAACGTTGGCGAGTTAGGTTCTTTCTGGGGATTGCACCCGACCATTGGGGAATTTGGTTAACGGAGAAAGATGTCAGCAAAGACATCTATCTGTCGGAAATTTTGGCCAAAAGACGTATAGGAAATGCGGCTGGGTTCGTTAAAAAAGGAGCTATCGTTATCGTTGAGTTTGGACACATTTATCAAACTTTAAATTTTCAAACTGGTTTAACTAAGAGTGCAATGTACCCATGCAATCACCAAGATGGGGAAATGCATAAGAGAAGGCCGGCGGTTGTCGTTAAAGTCGACAGTCGAGGCGTTACAGTGGTTCCGATAACATCGAAGGAACCGGTAGCCCATGAGTATAATCGTGCGATTTTTGAACTTGAAGTAGACTCCATCAGGGATATAAAGGAGTTAGATACGGGTAAGCGTAGTTTTGCCGTGTGTGAAATGATCCAGACAGTTTCCCCTACCCGTATCCTTCCTCCTGAGTCTCGAGACCATAGGGGCAAGGATCGAGCCTATCGGCGGGATGAGTCGTTTGGTCGAAGGTTATCTCGTAACGATATGAAGGCGATTGACCAGGGGTTGCTTGTTGCGGTAGGGATGCACCCTTTGCAAGATAAACTTGATAGGTCAATTCAAAACGGTCAGACGCAGACAGCCGAGTTGGAGGTGTTACGGCCTGAGGTTGAAACGTTACGGAAAGAACTCACTGAGTTAAGGGAGAAATACACGATTTTATCTGATTTGTACCAAGCGACATCCGGATATCCAACAAGAGACGATATTGAACAAGAAGTTTTAGAGTACATGGGGCTTGACTCGCTGTCAGATAAATGA
- a CDS encoding antirestriction protein ArdR, producing the protein MDLVKIARHWRQENPSLNRTGGVVLIWDGEPYGWKNTLRDAKAERPGAIAVDEDGGVFIAEGGDDDAGAKCWVVLNQKST; encoded by the coding sequence ATGGATCTGGTGAAAATCGCGCGCCACTGGCGCCAAGAAAACCCATCGCTGAATCGGACAGGCGGTGTGGTGTTAATTTGGGATGGCGAGCCGTATGGCTGGAAAAATACGTTAAGAGATGCCAAAGCTGAGCGACCGGGTGCCATTGCTGTCGATGAAGATGGGGGCGTTTTCATAGCTGAAGGGGGTGATGATGACGCGGGGGCAAAATGCTGGGTTGTTCTCAACCAAAAATCAACGTAA
- a CDS encoding DUF1493 family protein, translating into MMKTPAQIEQEIIEFYYENFSPRKYAFWGPKVPVNLDTRLREDLKIGWDDGGDAINTYLKTWDVDPGNMEFTHYFAPEFFGSKVPEQPLRPLTIRMLVESAKAGRWLY; encoded by the coding sequence ATGATGAAGACACCCGCGCAAATCGAACAAGAAATCATTGAATTTTATTACGAAAACTTCAGTCCCCGGAAATATGCCTTTTGGGGCCCGAAAGTGCCCGTCAACCTGGATACCCGCTTGCGGGAAGACCTAAAGATTGGCTGGGATGATGGTGGCGACGCGATAAACACCTATTTGAAAACATGGGATGTTGACCCTGGCAACATGGAGTTTACTCACTACTTTGCACCTGAATTTTTTGGTTCAAAGGTACCCGAACAGCCACTCAGACCGCTCACCATCAGGATGCTGGTTGAATCGGCCAAGGCTGGACGCTGGTTGTATTAA
- a CDS encoding STM2901 family protein — MDTVEELNGTYFYKGYSQLTPQQLWWLITVDALREHLGISVADAVLIASGQPWLPTRQKPGTATPGTSIASRLSRKYLDKPLPKGIRLPTLVGETPQRLHISYVNNWGKFVGRNVPWVGYALSAWTIYAIGRDVKDRFNLIARPADRILWTYF, encoded by the coding sequence ATGGACACGGTAGAAGAATTAAACGGCACGTATTTCTATAAAGGGTACTCCCAGTTAACGCCCCAGCAGCTGTGGTGGCTGATCACCGTTGATGCGCTCCGGGAGCACCTGGGGATCAGCGTTGCCGATGCTGTCCTAATCGCATCGGGACAACCCTGGCTTCCCACGCGACAAAAACCAGGAACGGCCACACCCGGCACATCAATCGCCTCGAGATTGTCGCGGAAGTACCTGGATAAGCCTTTGCCTAAAGGCATTCGACTTCCCACACTCGTCGGCGAAACGCCACAACGTTTGCATATCAGCTACGTAAATAACTGGGGCAAATTTGTCGGCCGTAATGTCCCCTGGGTGGGTTATGCACTGTCGGCCTGGACAATTTACGCGATCGGTCGCGATGTGAAAGATCGTTTCAACCTCATTGCTCGCCCGGCAGACAGAATTCTGTGGACCTACTTTTGA
- a CDS encoding DUF3800 domain-containing protein, whose translation MHFYVDETGHTGPNLFDPTQPVLSYGVLSSPDDLDKVAEAGLAALRKKLKVQRLHAAELGIHRLGEVVDTLLILQKKHRMRFDVWQVVKRDHAIISFFDQVFDQGMNPVVPWTAYWTPLRYPLLLNLANLFDDELAEKAWRARLEPHNERSSALFSEVCSVLLQRVDALGDARSVEIITDALYWAMVNFDELSYNCKTGKQKLQIMPNMIGFQSVLHGICSRLGAPNRKANIIVDQQSQFNTTQRELSVFYRQIREQPWELGPGLPVMNMKNMPEKPLVFQSGTQSAGLELVDIYLWTFKRFLEEKELTKPLTRLVYTNLKTARTTSVSLKSIGIRFKEFFEKLPEPTAEIIQKASEYRDQEEARRLKHRVPAPSQP comes from the coding sequence ATGCACTTTTATGTAGATGAAACCGGACATACCGGCCCGAACCTTTTTGACCCTACTCAGCCGGTGCTTTCTTACGGCGTGCTTTCTTCGCCGGACGACCTGGACAAGGTTGCCGAAGCAGGGCTTGCTGCTTTGCGTAAGAAACTGAAGGTACAGCGCTTGCATGCCGCAGAACTGGGCATACACCGTCTTGGTGAGGTGGTCGATACGCTGCTTATTCTGCAGAAGAAGCACCGGATGCGGTTTGATGTTTGGCAGGTGGTTAAACGCGATCACGCCATCATTTCATTCTTTGATCAGGTGTTTGATCAGGGAATGAACCCGGTGGTGCCCTGGACGGCCTACTGGACCCCGCTGCGCTACCCGTTGCTGCTGAATCTGGCAAATCTTTTTGATGACGAGCTTGCAGAAAAAGCGTGGCGCGCCCGCCTTGAGCCCCATAATGAACGTTCATCCGCGCTTTTCAGCGAGGTCTGTAGTGTGTTGCTTCAGCGAGTCGATGCTTTGGGTGACGCCCGATCAGTTGAAATCATTACCGATGCCCTGTACTGGGCAATGGTCAACTTTGACGAGCTGAGCTACAACTGCAAAACCGGTAAGCAAAAGCTGCAGATCATGCCCAACATGATTGGATTCCAGTCCGTCCTGCACGGAATTTGTTCCCGCCTGGGGGCGCCCAACCGCAAGGCCAATATCATTGTGGATCAACAGTCGCAGTTCAACACCACCCAGCGGGAGTTGAGCGTCTTTTATCGTCAGATCCGCGAACAGCCGTGGGAGCTGGGACCCGGCCTGCCGGTGATGAACATGAAGAACATGCCGGAGAAGCCGCTGGTTTTCCAGTCTGGAACCCAGAGTGCCGGGCTGGAGCTGGTTGATATCTATCTGTGGACCTTCAAGCGCTTTCTGGAAGAGAAAGAGCTGACCAAACCGCTTACCCGCCTGGTTTACACCAACCTCAAAACGGCACGAACGACCAGTGTTTCGCTGAAATCGATCGGTATCCGGTTTAAGGAATTTTTTGAAAAACTGCCGGAGCCGACGGCGGAAATAATACAAAAGGCGAGCGAATACCGGGATCAGGAAGAGGCGCGGCGCCTGAAACATCGCGTGCCTGCCCCCTCCCAGCCCTGA
- a CDS encoding GIY-YIG nuclease family protein: protein MDLFSYLTLVLPDLSPDRCHVHFASINDYDEDPLTEFEHGTFDEWQCWQKKKVFRRPYVVSLIQTENKLRWMYAGTYKTGELPRVMESVSGRDEAYYRYALAPVTALSEYAGRLHVSRAPAANARAFVRLAEAVAPYLAITDISPARRALGRFPGYREVCIDMRTLGLILREDNRSWIRALSDVKGIYLLTDEEGGKLYVGKADGAEGVWGRWMSYLRTGHGGNAGLKEAFGDLVGPRSDQVKFSVLEVMGLNCEEGEIDRREAHWKRVLLTRRFGHNRN from the coding sequence ATGGATTTATTCAGTTATTTGACGCTGGTTCTGCCCGATTTAAGCCCCGACCGTTGTCACGTCCATTTCGCGTCGATAAACGACTACGACGAAGATCCGCTGACCGAGTTTGAACACGGCACTTTCGATGAATGGCAGTGCTGGCAAAAGAAAAAGGTATTCAGGCGCCCGTATGTGGTTTCGTTGATCCAGACGGAGAACAAGCTGCGCTGGATGTACGCCGGAACCTATAAGACCGGTGAGTTGCCGCGTGTGATGGAGTCTGTCAGTGGGCGTGATGAGGCCTATTACCGCTATGCGCTGGCACCTGTCACTGCCCTCAGCGAGTATGCCGGCCGGCTTCATGTGTCACGGGCGCCGGCGGCCAATGCCCGGGCGTTTGTCCGGCTGGCGGAGGCTGTGGCCCCGTATCTGGCGATCACCGACATCTCACCAGCCCGCCGCGCCCTGGGCCGCTTTCCGGGCTACCGGGAGGTGTGCATTGACATGCGGACCCTCGGGTTGATCCTCCGGGAAGATAACCGGTCGTGGATCCGCGCGCTTTCTGACGTCAAAGGGATATACCTGCTGACCGATGAGGAGGGCGGGAAGCTGTATGTGGGTAAGGCGGATGGCGCGGAGGGGGTGTGGGGACGCTGGATGAGCTACCTGCGAACCGGGCATGGCGGCAATGCCGGCTTGAAGGAGGCATTCGGCGATCTCGTGGGCCCGCGATCAGATCAGGTCAAATTTTCCGTGCTTGAGGTCATGGGGTTGAACTGCGAAGAAGGGGAGATTGACCGGCGTGAGGCACACTGGAAACGAGTGTTGCTGACGCGCCGCTTTGGTCATAACCGGAACTGA
- a CDS encoding site-specific integrase: protein MNISPLPALPGSYSANPAPLPVAIDYPAALALRQMTLVHDDLPKYLLAPEISALLHYVPDLYRKMLIATLWNTGARINEALALTRENFSLVLPYPFAQLATLKQRTEKAARTAGRLPRGSSAHRLVPLSDPQYVAQLQTMVATLKIPLERRNPKTGRMEKARLWTITDRTVRSWLAEAVEAAARDGVTFSVPITPHTFRHSYAMHMLYAGIPLKVLQALMGHKSVSSTEVYTKVFALDVAARHRVQFSMPEADAVAMLKGR from the coding sequence ATGAATATCTCGCCCCTCCCTGCCCTGCCTGGCTCGTATTCAGCAAATCCGGCACCGTTGCCCGTGGCTATCGATTATCCGGCCGCGCTGGCGTTGCGACAGATGACCCTTGTCCATGACGACCTTCCCAAATACCTGCTGGCGCCGGAGATCAGCGCCCTGCTCCACTATGTGCCGGATTTGTACCGAAAAATGCTGATAGCCACCCTGTGGAATACCGGTGCGCGTATCAACGAGGCGCTGGCACTGACGCGCGAGAACTTCTCACTGGTGCTCCCCTACCCGTTCGCGCAATTGGCCACGCTCAAGCAACGCACGGAAAAAGCCGCCCGAACTGCTGGCCGACTTCCGAGGGGCAGCTCAGCACACCGCCTGGTACCGCTGTCCGATCCGCAGTACGTCGCGCAGCTGCAGACAATGGTGGCCACGCTGAAAATTCCGCTGGAACGTCGGAATCCCAAAACGGGTCGCATGGAGAAGGCGCGACTGTGGACGATCACCGATCGGACGGTACGCAGTTGGCTGGCGGAGGCCGTGGAGGCTGCAGCGCGCGACGGTGTGACGTTCTCGGTACCTATCACCCCGCACACCTTCCGCCACAGCTACGCGATGCATATGCTCTATGCCGGCATTCCGCTCAAGGTACTGCAGGCGCTAATGGGTCACAAGTCGGTCAGCTCGACGGAGGTGTATACGAAGGTGTTTGCGCTGGATGTGGCGGCACGGCATCGGGTGCAATTTTCGATGCCAGAAGCGGACGCAGTGGCGATGCTCAAAGGTCGGTAG
- a CDS encoding helix-turn-helix transcriptional regulator, whose protein sequence is MVPQRLKSARLRAGLTQEKLGVLAGIDEATARSRISQYESGTYTPSFTTMCALARVLNVPECYFYVLDEGFAEKVLLLHVQN, encoded by the coding sequence ATGGTTCCCCAACGACTGAAAAGCGCCCGCCTCCGGGCTGGGCTTACACAAGAGAAACTGGGCGTACTGGCGGGTATTGATGAAGCCACCGCCCGTTCGCGGATCTCCCAATACGAGAGTGGTACCTACACCCCGTCCTTTACGACTATGTGCGCACTGGCACGTGTACTTAACGTCCCGGAGTGTTATTTCTATGTGCTGGACGAGGGTTTTGCGGAGAAAGTTTTATTGCTTCACGTTCAAAATTGA